The Hippocampus zosterae strain Florida chromosome 20, ASM2543408v3, whole genome shotgun sequence genome contains a region encoding:
- the rreb1a gene encoding ras-responsive element-binding protein 1 isoform X2, with protein sequence MEKATEKQEAGGANSVAKGQEAGLAEETLQNSISSIKVASESTKNEDESAPSLHNGGGGDLSSINAMMSAVMSAAGNINGGGDAGSDVTPGPSPSPSPSKTPGASAATRAPPGRGVRRSQDAKDDHAAHVCPLCDKSCQSQHQLTMHIRQHNADAGATDHSCSICGKCLSSASSLDRHMLVHSGERPYKCSVCSQTFTTNGNMHRHMKIHEKDPASSLPPVSPPSPTKRRRPSVKRRQGQEDEDGEEPPAKKATEDSAAEDAAAAPLKAIAGAVSARAVEERALPCPICFKTCGGRLELDAHMDTHPDSTLRCDLCCLSFRTHRSLLRHNAGVHKLLPRDPSGRPFIQTNPSIPAGFNDLAFMDFSCKKFARVAQVWCETNLRRCISNFHRFVCESCDKAFPLHSALELHKSAAHSDDVAQEAAGAGQNCTRDAGDDAPQFRFMEALGLRHISKVKHTPTEDEIHQAHLDSIKAIHVEPLSCSLPQELAFPPGGPTVGAGGLTALGLPLLEQSGAAVAGASTLQGLSQRDALSLLSLQPFQAGFLLQPNGAAATAAAVKAGEAGGVVELADIQQILKVAAAAPNQMGLGFPALAKGAGFAAGQGQVQNQKAMPTLKPKPPVTPRSSLTASTPPPLQSSQRASLGCIGPGPPPPTPALFKSPSSSSPPAAATAAHEEAGPVRKKAAGKAAGAANAEAGSAKGSFPCRFCEQVFSFSGVLQAHMRFHLGILPHQCNICDYVAPDKATLIRHLRTHSGERPYICRVCHYPFTVKANCERHLRKKHGKTSRKDIEKNIKCVFSASPGNPSSAAVAALSASDGEAGRAEAACRFCGEDLKTYRALQIHLRTHNGCQRKPFECRRCGAAFLAKRNCIHHLLKQHPEVQEREIEEHIATMRPATDGPAPTPSVKTEEASGFRQDPDQPLDFSAKSRGARVASPVIKMESASPTPERPGPEPPLDQPIDLSVPGKRLWREAAERRPIKTEQTAGEAADEDETAAASPLGRYRFAPGSTPPPAPSPRPQRLKPLLPKPASVKELPPLASIAQIIHSVSAAPDLLKREAEAKPAPASEAPPDPPGGAVLLETPGDDIARKRNRKKSAKEAGVMDVNLESSGELASVEKMLANTDANKFSNFLQTGGASHLAPKTALRDGERGANKEAGSREEAKTAALLPQSKGKKNAYSNSVQKMTCPFCPRVFPWASSLQRHMLTHTGQKPFPCPRCDAFFSTKSNCERHLLRKHGVTNRTLRRNGVFAKKESDDGSHESAESQSDAEQLANDSSPLGTAPPAPLKDTPSERQGDEPAPPSPAHTATPGSSPTQASELAQRPGATETLTDASQQAPPSAKCDHHDDDDCHSNKSLDLNFGSKLIDFKLSNSAAPGPAPVPQAKATAAPPTDETDAPAAAVKTQSDWKHVCATCHKSFRYATTLARHERAHLSQEGPPEEKQQAAPPPLEADRENCEVKPEGKEDDEDEGGATRPGESDAPESDDNDDDDDDNDDDDERTDDDGKSSETGDLAAGCAAVVDKRKKKTCDVCAKRFWSLQDLTRHMRSHTGERPYRCATCERTFTLKHSLVRHQRIHAKTPSEDGDRDGPALSETRPPSENGSECARDLDDGRASDPEPAGGAAAAKDEPKLNAAPPEAAPPGQSAARVAPNSNVSKELPGQASIQDLLELRAPPTLDHTLANGEPPVVGVD encoded by the exons ATGGAAAAGGCCACAGAAAAGCAGGAAGCAGGAGGAGCCAACTCGGTGGCGAAAGGCCAAGAGGCGGGGCTGGCGGAGGAGACGCTGCAGAATAGCATCAGTAGCATCAAAG TTGCATCTGAGAGCACCAAGAACGAGGACGAGAGCGCGCCGAGCCTCCataacggcggcggcggcgacttgTCCTCCATCAACGCCATGATGTCGGCGGTGATGTCGGCAGCAGGCAACATTAATGGAGGAGGAGACGCAGGAAGTGATGTCACTCCGGGACCCTCGCCAAG CCCCTCCCCCAGCAAAACGCCCGGGGCCTCGGCGGCCACGAGGgcgccgcccggccgcggcgtCCGTCGCAGCCAG GACGCCAAAGATGATCACGCCGCCCACGTGTGCCCGCTTTGCGACAAGAGCTGCCAGTCGCAGCATCAGCTCACCATGCACATCAGACAG CACAACGCCGACGCGGGCGCCACGGACCACTCATGCAGCATTTGCGGCAAATGCTTGAGCTCGGCCTCGTCGTTGGATCGCCACATGCTGGTGCACAGCGGCGAAAGGCCCTACAAGTGCAGCGTGTGCTCACAGACGTTCACCACCAACGGCAACATGCACAG ACACATGAAGATTCACGAGAAGGACCCCGCCAGCAGCCTCCCGCCCGTGAGCCCGCCGTCGCCCACCAAGCGCCGCCGTCCGTCTGTCAAGCGGCGCCAAGGCCAGGAGGATGAGGACGGCGAGGAGCCACCCGCCAAAAAG GCGACGGAGGACTCGGCCGCGGaggacgcggcggcggcgccgctgAAGGCCATCGCGGGGGCGGTCAGCGCGCGCGCCGTGGAGGAGCGTGCGCTTCCTTGTCCCATCTGCTTCAAGACGTGCGGCGGGCGGCTGGAACTGGACGCGCACATGGACACGCACCCTGACAGCACGCTCAg GTGCGACTTGTGTTGTCTTTCGTTCCGCACCCACCGCAGCCTGTTGCGTCACAACGCGGGCGTCCACAAGCTCCTCCCCCGAGATCCCAGCGGCCGACCGTTCATCCAGACCAATCCGTCCATCCCGGCCGGCTTCAATGACCTGGCCTTCATGGACTTCTCCTGCAAGAAGTTCGCTCGCGTGGCGCAG GTGTGGTGCGAGACCAACCTACGGCGTTGTATCAGCAACTTTCACCGCTTCGTCTGCGAGAGCTGCGACAAGGCCTTCCCGCTGCACTCAGCCCTGGAGCTCCACAAGAGCGCCGCCCACTCAGACGACGTGGCCCAGGAAGCGGCCGGCGCCGGGCAAAACTGCACCCGGGACGCTGGGGACGACGCGCCGCAGTTCCGCTTCATGGAGGCGCTGGGACTCCGGCACATTTCCAAG GTGAAGCACACCCCCACGGAGGATGAGATCCACCAGGCGCACCTGGACAGCATCAAGGCGATCCACGTGGAGCCCCTGAGCTGCAGTCTGCCCCAGGAGCTCGCCTTCCCGCCGGGTGGACCGACTGTCGGCGCGGGCGGTCTGACGGCGCTGGGCCTCCCCCTACTGGAGCAGTCGGGAGCCGCCGTCGCCGGCGCGTCCACGCTGCAGGGCCTGTCTCAGCGAGATGCCCTGAGCCTGCTGTCCCTGCAGCCTTTCCAGGCGGGCTTCCTCCTGCAGCCCAACGGCGCCGCCgctaccgccgccgccgtcaaagcgggcgaggcgggcggcGTGGTGGAGCTGGCCGACATCCAGCAGATCCTCAAAGTGGCCGCCGCCGCGCCCAATCAGATGGGACTGGGCTTCCCTGCGCTGGCGAAAGGGGCAGGCTTTGCCGCGGGGCAAG GTCAAGTGCAGAACCAAAAGGCCATGCCGACGCTGAAGCCCAAGCCCCCCGTCACGCCGCGCTCCAGCCTAACGGCGAGCACGCCGCCGCCTCTGCAGAGCTCCCAGCGAGCATCGCTGGGCTGCATCGGTCCCGGCCCGCCGCCGCCCACGCCGGCCCTCTTCAAGTCGCCCTCTTCGTCCTCGCCGCCGGCAGCCGCCACCGCCGCGCACGAAGAGGCTGGGCCGGTCCGCAAGAAAGCGGCGGGCAAAGCAGCGGGCGCGGCGAACGCCGAGGCCGGCTCGGCCAAAGGCTCCTTCCCGTGCCGCTTCTGCGAGCAGGTCTTCTCCTTCTCGGGCGTCCTGCAGGCCCACATGCGCTTCCACCTGGGCATCCTGCCCCACCAGTGCAACATCTGCGACTATGTAGCGCCCGACAAGGCCACGCTCATACGCCACCTGCGCACCCACAGCGGCGAGCGGCCCTACATCTGCCGCGTCTGCCACTACCCGTTCACCGTCAAGGCTAACTGCGAGCGACACCTCCGCAAGAAGCACGGCAAGACGTCCAGGAAGGACATTGAGAAAAACATCAAGTGCGTCTTCTCCGCCTCGCCCGGCAACCCTAGCAGCGCCGCCGTTGCCGCCCTCTCGGCCTCCGACGGCGAGGCGGGGCGGGCCGAGGCCGCTTGCCGCTTCTGCGGCGAGGACCTGAAGACGTACCGGGCCCTGCAGATCCACCTGCGCACGCACAACGGCTGCCAGAGGAAACCTTTCGAGTGTCGCCGCTGCGGCGCCGCCTTCCTGGCCAAGCGCAACTGCATCCACCATTTGCTCAAGCAGCACCCCGAGGTCCAGGAGCGCGAGATCGAGGAGCACATCGCCACCATGCGGCCCGCCACCGACGGGCCGGCTCCGACGCCGTCGGTGAAGACGGAGGAGGCGAGCGGTTTCCGGCAAGATCCCGACCAGCCTCTGGACTTCTCGGCCAAAAGCCGCGGCGCTCGCGTGGCGTCCCCGGTCATCAAAATGGAGAGCGCGTCTCCCACGCCAgagcggcccggcccggagccGCCCCTGGACCAGCCCATAGACCTGTCGGTCCCCGGCAAACGCCTTTGGCGAGAAGCGGCCGAGCGGCGCCCGATCAAGACGGAGCAAACGGCCGGCGAGGCGGCTGACGAAGACGAGACGGCGGCCGCCTCGCCTCTGGGGCGCTACCGCTTCGCCCCCGGCTCCACCCCTCCgcccgccccctcgccccgcccGCAGCGCCTCAAGCCTCTCCTCCCCAAGCCCGCCTCCGTCAAGGAGCTCCCTCCTCTGGCGTCCATCGCGCAGATCATCCACTCGGTGTCCGCCGCCCCCGACCTGCTGAAGAGAGAGGCGGAGGCCAAACCCGCGCCGGCGTCCGAGGCGCCCCCGGACCCGCCGGGCGGCGCCGTCCTCCTGGAGACGCCGGGGGACGACATCGCCAG GAAGAGGAACCGCAAGAAGAGTGCCAAGGAGGCGGGCGTGATGGACGTGAACTTGGAGTCCAGCGGCGAGTTGGCCAGCGTGGAGAAGATGCTCGCTAACACCGATGCCAACAAGTTCTCAAACTTCCTGCAGACCGGCGGCGCAAGCCACCTCGCCCCCAAGACTGCCCTCAGAG ATGGCGAGCGAGGCGCGAACAAGGAGGCGGGGTCGCGAGAGGAAGCCAAGACGGCGGCGTTGCTTCCCCAGTCCAAAGGCAAGAAGAACGCCTACTCCAACTCGGTGCAGAAGATGACGTGTCCCTTCTGCCCTCGCGTCTTCCCGTGGGCCAGCTCTCTGCAGAGGCACATGCTCACGCACACCG GCCAGAAGCCGTTCCCGTGCCCGCGCTGCGACGCCTTCTTCTCCACCAAGTCCAACTGTGAGCGCCACCTGCTGAGGAAGCACGGTGTTACCAACCGCACGCTGAGGCGCAACGGCGTCTTCGCCAAGAAAGAAAGTGACGACGGCTCGCATGAGAGCGCCG AGAGTCAGTCCGACGCCGAGCAGCTGGCCAACGACTCGTCGCCGCTCGGCACGGCCCCTCCCGCTCCCCTGAAAGACACGCCCTCTGAGCGCCAGGGAGATGAGCCCGCGCCACCCAGCCCCGCCCACACGGCCACCCCAG GTTCGAGTCCCACGCAAGCTTCTGAGCTCGCGCAGCGGCCGGGGGCAACGGAGACCTTAACCGACGCGTCCCAGCAAGCTCCACCTAGCGCCAAG TGTGAtcaccacgacgacgacgattgCCACAGCAACAAAAGTTTGGATTTGAACTTCGGCTCCAAgctgattgacttcaaactaTCAAACTCGGCTGCCCCGGGCCCCGCCCCCGTCCCTCAAGCCAAGGCCACCGCCGCCCCCCCGACGGACGAAACGGATGCCCCCGCAGCTGCCGTCAAGACTCAGTCGGACTGGAAGCACGTTTGCGCAACGTGCCACAAAAGTTTCCGCTACGCCACCACCCTCGCGCGCCATGAAAGGGCGCACCTGAGCCAGGAGGGGCCGCCCGAGGAGAAGCAGCAGGCAGCGCCGCCGCCCCTGGAGGCCGACCGGGAGAACTGCGAGGTGAAGCCCGAGGGCAAagaggatgatgaggatgagggaGGAGCAACAAGGCCGGGGGAGAGCGATGCCCCGGAGAGCGACGacaacgacgatgacgacgacgacaacgacgatgacgacgagcGCACAGACGACGATGGCAAAAGCTCAGAGACGGGGGATCTGGCCGCCGGCTGCGCCGCCGTCGTGGACAAACGCAAAAAGAAGACATGCGACGTGTGCGCCAAACGATTTTGGTCGCTGCAGGACCTCACGCGACACATGAGGTCGCACACCG GCGAGCGTCCTTACCGCTGCGCCACGTGCGAGCGCACGTTCACGCTCAAGCACAGCCTGGTTCGCCACCAGCGTATCCATGCCAAGACGCCAAGCGAGGATGGCGACCGGGATGGTCCCGCGCTCAGCGAAACCCGCCCCCCTTCCGAGAACGGGAGCGAGTGTGCCAGGGACTTGGATGACGGCCGCGCATCCGACCCGGAGCCCGCCGGAGGAGCGGCCGCCGCCAAGGATGAGCCTAAACTTAACGCGGCCCCGCCGGAGGCCGCGCCTCCCGGCCAGTCGGCCGCCCGCGTGGCGCCGAACTCAAACGTTTCCAAAGAGCTCCCGGGCCAGGCCTCGATTCAGGACCTGTTGGAGCTCCGAGCCCCGCCCACCCTGGATCACACGTTGGCCAATGGGGAACCTCCGGTGGTGGGTGTGGACTGA